A portion of the Stella humosa genome contains these proteins:
- the dnaA gene encoding chromosomal replication initiator protein DnaA, producing the protein MLDRDDSAVQAQWARVRGRLREEFGEAAFRTWLKPLTLKEAKAGVVRLAVPTRFMRDWVQANYIDRLRILWSGENAAMRTIEIAIESTLARSPSVEVVAAAAEVPAEPPEVGGEEMPVDRGDFAGRLDPRFTFENFVVGKPNELAHAAARRVAEASAVPFNPLFLYGSVGLGKTHLMHAIAWHVRRREPQKRVIYLSAEKFMFQFVKAVRYKDTMAFKEQFRSVDLLMIDDVQFLCGKDSTQEEFFYTFNALVDQNRQIVISADKSPSDLEGLEERMRSRLGWGLVADIHPTTYELRLGILQTKAEQLGISVPIKVVEFLAHKITSNVRELEGALNRISAHASLVGRPVTIETAQEVLHDLLRANDRRITIEEIQKRVAEHFSIRMADMHSARRARAVARPRQVAMYLCKQLTPRSLPEIGRKFGGRDHTTVMHAVRKIEELRASDPNLSEDIELLRRMLET; encoded by the coding sequence CTTCCGCACCTGGCTGAAGCCGCTGACGCTGAAGGAAGCGAAGGCGGGCGTCGTCCGCCTGGCCGTACCGACCCGCTTCATGCGCGACTGGGTGCAGGCCAACTACATCGACCGCCTGCGCATCCTGTGGTCGGGCGAGAACGCCGCCATGCGCACGATCGAGATCGCGATCGAAAGCACGCTGGCGCGCAGCCCCTCGGTCGAAGTCGTGGCCGCCGCGGCGGAAGTTCCGGCCGAGCCGCCCGAGGTTGGTGGCGAGGAAATGCCGGTCGACCGCGGCGACTTCGCCGGCCGTCTCGACCCGCGCTTCACCTTCGAGAACTTCGTCGTCGGCAAGCCGAACGAACTGGCCCACGCCGCCGCCCGCCGGGTGGCAGAGGCGTCGGCCGTGCCGTTCAATCCGCTCTTCCTCTATGGCAGCGTCGGGCTCGGCAAGACCCACCTCATGCACGCGATCGCCTGGCACGTCCGCCGGCGCGAGCCGCAGAAGCGGGTCATCTACCTTTCGGCCGAGAAGTTCATGTTCCAGTTCGTGAAGGCCGTCCGCTACAAGGACACCATGGCCTTCAAGGAGCAGTTCCGCTCCGTCGACCTGCTGATGATCGACGACGTGCAGTTCCTCTGCGGCAAGGACTCGACCCAGGAAGAGTTCTTCTACACCTTCAACGCGCTGGTCGATCAGAACCGGCAGATCGTCATCTCCGCCGACAAGTCGCCGTCCGACCTGGAAGGGCTGGAAGAGCGCATGCGCTCGCGACTCGGCTGGGGCCTCGTCGCCGACATCCATCCGACCACCTATGAGCTCCGCCTGGGCATCCTCCAGACCAAGGCCGAGCAGCTCGGCATCTCGGTGCCGATCAAGGTGGTGGAGTTCCTGGCCCACAAGATCACCTCGAACGTCCGCGAGCTGGAAGGTGCCTTGAACCGCATCTCGGCCCACGCCTCGCTGGTCGGGCGCCCGGTCACGATCGAGACCGCGCAGGAGGTGCTGCACGACCTGCTGCGGGCCAACGACCGCCGGATCACCATCGAGGAGATCCAGAAGCGCGTGGCCGAGCATTTCAGCATCCGCATGGCCGACATGCATTCCGCCCGGCGCGCGCGCGCCGTCGCCCGGCCGCGCCAGGTCGCCATGTACCTGTGCAAGCAGCTGACGCCGCGCTCGCTGCCCGAGATCGGGCGCAAGTTCGGCGGCCGCGACCATACGACCGTGATGCATGCCGTGCGCAAGATCGAGGAGCTGCGCGCCAGCGATCCCAACCTGTCGGAGGATATCGAGCTGCTGCGCCGCATGCTCGAGACCTGA